The following proteins are co-located in the Athene noctua chromosome 16, bAthNoc1.hap1.1, whole genome shotgun sequence genome:
- the FNDC11 gene encoding fibronectin type III domain-containing protein 11, translated as MTQTRLFVWVEVTMKREATKSRHAGERGLCQHPSFGIMAAKLNEFETSSESTVRSAEQGSASWEQYLERRSLVLQFLHSHLSFHYLQHHQIKVELLKKCYFYLEIEPKCVNVRDNHMTYCTSILQLIDPCRLQRVKKVGRNQIQIKLSLLTELLQLLEQGREELSSYVETHDATTFLSQWDVIMQKLSKLSELMENLLSLEVPGQIYVKHRLVSCVDLRHTELNVRISLQAKMPLIFDRNESFAHENWAKLKWFTENQEAVLEPCELLVKLLTNGSKTEMGYGMVQTVTSDTCVVHNLKPGRCYEFTVRRSDTQLLVFENWHDSMILKTKTNGVDQMDSGACALEG; from the coding sequence CACCCGAGCTTTGGAATTATGGCTGCGAAGCTAAATGAATTTGAAACCAGTTCGGAGAGCACAGTGCGCAGCGCAGAACAAGGCAGCGCCAGCTGGGAGCAGTACTTGGAAAGGAGAAGCCTTGTTCTGCAGTTCCTGCACTCCCACCTGAGCTTCCACTACCTCCAGCATCACCAGATCAAAGTTGAGCTCCTGAAGAAATGTTACTTTTACTTGGAGATTGAGCCCAAATGCGTGAACGTGAGAGACAACCACATGACGTATTGCACCAGCATCTTGCAACTGATAGACCCCTGCAGACTCCAGCGGGTGAAGAAGGTGGGAAGAAACCAGATTCAAATCAAGCTGTCACTTTTAACCGAGCTGTTACAACTGCTGGAACAAGGGCGGGAGGAGCTGAGCAGTTACGTAGAGACCCATGACGCGACAACTTTCCTCTCCCAGTGGGACGTGATTATGCAGAAACTGTCCAAGCTCTCCGAGTTGATGGAAAATCTTCTTTCCTTGGAAGTGCCAGGACAGATCTATGTCAAGCACCGTTTGGTGTCATGTGTGGATCTTAGACATACTGAACTCAACGTTAGGATTTCTCTCCAGGCAAAGATGCCACTGATTTTTGATCGAAATGAATCATTTGCACACGAGAACTGGGCCAAGCTGAAGTGGTTTACTGAAAATCAAGAGGCAGTCCTGGAACCGTGTGAACTGCTCGTGAAGTTGCTGACAAATGGGAGCAAGACAGAAATGGGATACGGTATGGTTCAGACAGTCACCTCTGACACATGTGTAGTCCACAACCTGAAGCCTGGCAGATGTTACGAATTCACAGTTAGAAGATCAGACACTCAATTGCTTGTCTTCGAAAATTGGCACGACAGCATGATACTGAAGACAAAAACTAATGGTGTTGATCAGATGGACAGCGGCGCTTGTGCACTAGAAGGGTGA